GATCGATGTCGATCGGCGCGAACACGGCCACGTCACCGTCGGCCGTGTTCGTGGAATCCCACTCGCCGCCCATGCCGACCTCGAGCACGAGCACATCGACGGGTGCATCCGCGACGGCCACGAACGCCAGCACCGTGAGCAGCTCGAAGAACGTCAACGGCTCCTCACCGGCAGCCTCGAGCTCGGCGTCGACGATCTCGACGAACGGCTCGATCTCGTCCCACGCATCCGCGAAGGCCGCATCGGCGATCGGCTCGCCGTCGATCATGATGCGCTCCGTGAAGCGCTCCAGATGCGGGCTCGTGAACAGACCGGTGCGCAGGTCGTGCGCCCGCAGCAGGCTCTCGATCATCCGAGCCGTCGAGGTCTTACCGTTCGTTCCGGTGATGTGCACGACGCGGTACGTGCGCTGAGGGTCGTCGAGGAAGGCCAGGATGCGCGCGGTGCGCTCCTTGCGCGGCTGTACCCAGCGCTCCCCCGCTCGGTTCAGCAGGGTCTCGTAGACGGCATCCGCCCGATCCCTGGCACTCATGCTCCTGCTCCCATCCGGGTGACGGCGATGGTGAAGTCATCGCGGTTGGCGTACGTGCCCTTCGAGATCACCGCGGTGAACTCGGCGTCGGGCACCTGCGCGTCGCCACGGAGCAGCGAGTGCTCGAGAGCGAGCGTCTCCCCCGCGACCTCGGCGACCTCGAACGCCGCCGAGACGGCATCCGCATCCTCGTCGCTGGCGAAACGCAGCACCAGGCGGATGCGGTCGCTCACGTCGAAGTCGGCGTTCTTGCGCGTCTCCTGCACCGCACGGATCACATCGCGTGCGAGGCCCTCCGCTTCCAGCTCCGGGGTGGTCTGGGTGTCGAGCAGCACGAAGCCGCCGGTCGGAACGATCGCGAGCGCCTCGCCCTCGGGCCGTCCGGTCGTCTCGAGCACGAGCTCGTACTCCGAGGGCTCCAGCGCGATACCTCCCGCGGTGACGACGCCGGCGGTCTCCGACCAGTCGCCCGCCTTGGCCGCCTTGATCACGGTCTGCACGTTCTTGCCCAGACGCGGGCCCGCCGCGCGGGCGTTGACGCTCAGTCGGTGGTCGATGCCGTACGACACCGCGGTGTCATCGGCGAGTGGCACGAGTTCGACCGACTTCACGTTGAGTTCCTCGCGGAGGATGTCCTCGAACTGGCCGAGTGTCGCGGCGAGGGGCGAGACCACCGTGAGGCGTGCGAGCGGCAACCGTACGCGCAGCTTCTGCTTCTTGCGCAAGGCGTTGCCGACGCTGGAGAGCTCGCGCACGGCATCCATCGCGTCGCGGATCTCGTCCGCGGCGGGGAACTGCGTGTCGTCTGGCCAGTCCGTCAGATGAACGCTGCGACCGCCCGTGAGCCCCTGCCAGATGCGCTCGCTGACCAGCGGCACGAGTGGTGCCGCCACCCGGGTCAGCGTCTCGAGCACCGTGTACAGCGTGTCGAACGCCTCGCTGCTCTTAGGATCGTCGGTCACTCCGACCCAGAACCGATCGCGCGAACGACGGATGTACCAGTTCGTCAGCGTCTCGGCGAAGTCGCGCAGACGTCCGGAGGCCGTCGTGGAGTCGAGCCCTTCCAGATCGACGCGCACCTCGCGCACGAGGTCTCCCAACCGGGCCAGGATGTAGCGGTCGAGCACATCAGTGGAGTCGGTCCGCCAGCGGGCCTCGTACCCCTGGTCACCGGACGCGTTCGCGTAGGTCGAGAAGAAGTACCACGAGTTCCACAGCGGCAGCAGGAACTCCCGCACACCCGAGCGGATGCCCTCCTCCGTCACCGCGAGGTTGCCACCTCGCAGCACCGAGCTCGACATCAGGAACCAGCGCATCGCGTCGGAGCCGTCGCGATCGAGCACCTCGGAGACATCCGGGTAATTGCGCAGCGACTTCGACATCTTGTAGCCGTCGCTGCCCAGCACGATGCCGTGGCAGCTCACACCCGTGAAGGCGGGACGATCGAACAGCGCGGTCGACAGCACGTGCATCACGTAGAACCAGCCACGCGTCTGCCCGATGTACTCGACGATGAAGTCGGCCGGGGCGTGCGAGTCGAACCACTCCTGGTTCTCGAACGGGTAGTGCACCTGGGCGTAGGGCATCGACCCGGAGTCGAACCACACGTCGAAGACGTCTTCGATGCGGCGCATCGTGCTCTTGCCGGTCGGGTCGTCTGGGTTCGGACGGGTGAGGTCGTCGATGTACGGCCGATGCAGGTCGATCTCACCCTCGGGATTGCGCGGCAGCGTGCCGAAATCGCGCTCCATGTCCTCCAGCGAGCCGTAGGCGTCGACGCGCGGGTACTCCGGGTCGTCGCTCTTCCAGATCGGGATCGGCGAGCCCCAGTAGCGGTTGCGGCTGATCGACCAGTCTCGCGCGCCCTCGAGCCACTTGCCGAACTGTCCGTGCTTCACGTTCTCCGGCACCCAGGTGATCTGCTCGTTGTTCGCGAGCAGATCGTCCTTGATGTCGGTGACGCGGATGAACCAGCTCGACACGGCCTTGTAGATCAGGGGATTCCGGCAGCGCCAGCAGTGCGGGTACGAGTGCTCGTAGCTCTGCAGACGGATGAGGCGACCGTCCTCGCGGATCAGGCGCACGAGCGGGGTGTTCGCATCCATCCACAGTTCGCCGGCGACATCGGTGACGTTCGGGAGGAATCGTCCGCCGTCGTCGAGCGAAAGGATGGTGGGGATGCCGGCGGCACCGGCGACACGCTGGTCGTCCTCACCGTAGGCCGGCGCCTGGTGCACGATGCCCGTGCCGTCGCTGACCGTGACGTAGTCGTCGACCAGGATGCGCCAGGCGTTCTCGGTGCCGTAGGTCTCTTCGTCGGCGTAGTAGTCGAACATGCGGTCGTAGGTCACGTCCTGCAGCTCGGAGCCGCGGACCGTGGCATCCGCTGCGGCGAGCGCGTCATCGACGCTCTCGTAGCCGAGGTCCTTGGCGTACCCGCCGAGGAGTTCACGGGCGAGGAGGTAGCGATGCGCGGAGGCTTCGACCGCGGCGTCCGTGGTTCCTGCCGCCTGGTGCACATCTGCCGCGCCGTTCGGACCAGCAGGGAGCACGACGTACTCGATCGCCGGGCCCACGGCGAGCGCGAGGTTGGTGGGAAGGGTCCAGGGCGTGGTCGTCCAGGCGAGGGCCCGCACACCGGTGAGACCGAGCGCCTCGGCCTTCGCGCCGGTGAGCGGGAAGGTGACGGTGACCGAGGGGTCCTGACGCATCTGGTACACGTCGTCGTCCATGCGCAGCTCGTGTGCGGACAGCGGTGTCTCGTCGCGCCAGCAATACGGCAGTACGCGGTAGCCCTCGTAGGCGAGGCCCTTGTCGTAGAGGGTCTTGAACGCCCAGAGCACACTCTCCATGTACCCCAGGTCGAGCGTCTTGTATCCACGGTCGAAGTCGACCCACCGGGCCTGACGGGTGACGTAGTCCTGCCACTCGTGCGTGTAGGCCAGCACCGAGCTCTTCGCCTTGTCGTTGAAGACGTCGATCCCCATGTCTTCGATCTGGGCCTTCTCGGTGATGCCGAGCTGCTTCATGGCCTCGAGTTCAGCGGGGAGTCCGTGCGTGTCCCATCCGAAGACGCGGTCCACCTTGTGGCCGGTCATCGTCTGGAAGCGCGGGAACACGTCCTTCGCGTAGCCCGTGAGCAGGTGGCCGTAGTGCGGAAGTCCGTTGGCGAACGGCGGGCCGTCGTAGAACACCCACTCGGGTGAGCCCTCGCGCTGGGCGATCGAGGCACGGAAGGTGTCGTCCTTCTCCCAGAAGGCGAGCACCTCCTCCTCGATCTGCGGGAAGCGAGGGCTGGGCGCGACGGAGTCGGCGGCGGGGCCGAAGGAGGAACGGGGGTATGTCATCGTGTCTCGCAGTGATCGTCGTGGCGGATGCTCCTGCGAGGACGATCCTCACGGACCGCGGTACCACCTCGCGTGCTGCGTCTCGCGACGGAGCCACTCTCACTGCGGCTGTGACGGGCCTGCCCCGCTCGGTTCTAGTGGGTCCGTCGCTCTGTCGAACGGCGGACTGTTCTTCCGAGAGCTCCCCGCTGATGACGGATCGATGCTCGTCCTCCCAGTGTACGCGTGTGCCGGCGCCCCGCGGACTGCCGCGATTCGGAGTTCTGCGGTGCGACGGAGCACGCAGTCCATTTCGCTCCGAGGCAGCGCAGAACTCCGAGGTTACGCAGGCCCCGTGAGGTGGAGTCCCTGAGCCACGGCCCGCATGATCCGGTCCTGCACGGCATTCCACTGGTCGATGATCTGTCGATACCCCACGCGGATCACGTGGTAGCCGAGGAGCGTGAGTTCCGCATCGTGGCGGATGTCCTCCGCTCGCTGCGGCCCGACGTGCGTGGAGCCGTCGATCTGCACCACGAGTCGGTCTCCGATCAGTGCATCCACGCGATGACCTGCGATCCAGATCTGGAAGTACAGCGGAATCCGCATCCATCGCAACCGTGGGCGCAGATAGGTCTCGAGCCCCGCATCAGCGAACGGCCACGCCTCCGCCAGAACGCGACGCGCGGCGGTCTTCCACGGAAACCGCTCGAGCGCCGCGCGGTGGACCAGGCCCTTGTTGAGCGCAGAGTCCCAGGTGGCGAGAGCACGCTCATGCGGCTCGCAGTCCGCCACGAGGGCGAGCACGTTCTCGATCGGGTCGACGAGTGAGTCCGGATGCCGCGCGATCAACGGCATCGCCCAGTGGATGAGGACACCTGCTTCTGCGCGGGCAGGGCCGCGTGGTGCCGAACCCACGTGATGGTGCCCGTCGTCCGCATGCACCCAGAGGCCGAGTCGACGCGCCTGCGTCACGCACGTGAGAACGACGCCGCGCCGGGCGGCATCCACCAGCATCGGATCCGCCTGCGGCAGCGCGATCCATCCTCGGCGAATGGGCAGCACCGCCTTCTCTGTCACACCCTGCGCGATGTCGTACCTGCTGATCCCCCGTTCGCGGAGCCCGGCAGTCCGTGCCACACCGTCAACCTTCATCACTTCCTGAACCAGTCGTCTCGTTCGCGTCCGCATTCTCCGAGGATGCCCGTGGACGACGATCGCACGCGGCGATTGGGGATGACAGACTCTCGCCAAGCGCTGTGCAGGAGAAGCGCTGCCGCGGAAATCTGCCTTCGATCGGATCGCGCTGCACCATCGGGGCCGAAGTGGTGCAGAACCCCGCCGCACCGCGTCGAGTGTCGGCCCCACCCCCTACCCTCGAGACATGGCCCGCTCCACCGATTCCCCGGCTGCCCCGCGCGTATCACCTCCAGATCTCCCCGACGAGTTCACCCCGGCCGCGCCGGCGCGCAACGTCGATCTGATCGCGGCCAGCCTCGCGCTCAGCGGCACCGTCGACCTCGCCTACGGTTCGCTCGAACAGTGCCGGGTGACGGCGGATGCCGATGCCGTCGACCTGACCGGCGGCACACTCCTCGATGTCGACCTCGCCGATGCACGTATCGCCTCGCTCCGCCTGCGCGGCGCCAGTACGCGTCGACTCCGCATCCTCGGCGGACGCATCGGAACCCTCGACCTCAGCACGGCGCGCATCGCCGAGCTCGAATTGACCGGTGTCCGCATCGACTACCTCAACCTCGGAGCCGCTCGCGCGACCGACGTCGAGATCTCGGACTGTCACCTCCGCACGCTCGACATGCCGCAGGCTGAGCTCACCCGCGTGCGCTTCACCCGCACGACCGTCGACGAGGTCGATCCGCGCGGCATGAGTGCCACCGATGTCGACCTTCGCGGGCTCGACGCCCTCGCATTCCTCGACGCCAACAGCCTGCGCGGCACCACTCTCACCGAATTCCAGGTGCAGCAGTTGGCGCCGGTGATCGCCGCCGGAATCGGCATCCAGATCAAGGGGTGATCGAGATCGCTGGCGGCTCTATCCGCCGAAGCCGCTCGCCGCGAGGAGTTCCCGCGTGAACGGATGCTGTGGATCGTCGAACACCGCGCCCATGAGCCCCTGCTCCACGATTCGCCCGTCCTGCATCACCAGAACGGTGTGGGCCATCGCCCGCACCACGTCGAGGTCGTGCGAGACGAAGATCATGGTCAACCGGCGTTCGCGCTGCAGGCGGAGCAGCAGCTGCAGCACCCGCTCGCGCACCGAGGGGTCGAGGGCGGACACGGGCTCGTCGAGCACCAGCACATCCGGGTCTGCGGCGAGCGCTCTGGCTGTGGCCGCGCGTTGTCGCTGGCCACCGGAGAGCTCCGCCGGGCGGCGAGCGGCGAGCCCTGGATCGAGATCGACCTCGACGAGCAGTTCGTCGACGCGGCGACGCCGTTCGGCGCGCGGCACTCCCCCGGCGGCGAGCGCCTCGCGCAGCGACCTCCCGATCGTCCACCGCGGATCGAAGGCTCCCAACGGGTTCTGATGCACGAACTGCACGCGATGCCCGGGCTCCCATCGCACGACCCCGGCGTCCGGGCGCTCGATGCCCAGGAGGATCCGCGCGAGCGTGGTCTTCCCCGAACCCGACTCGCCCACGATGCCGAGCGTGCGTCCGCGCGGCACGGAGAATGACGCATCGACCACCGCGGGCACTCCGGAGAACGACCGCGACGCCGACTCGACGGTGACGATCGGGTCGAATTCCTCGTCCTCCACGACCCGCGGCGCATGGACCGTGGCTGCGATCAGCTGCCGCGTGTACGGATGCTGAGGCGTCTGCAGAACCTGTTCGACCGTTCCCTCTTCGACCACTTCCCCTCCGCGCATCACGAGCACGCGATCAGCGAGCCGTCGGACGGCGGCGAAGTCATGACTGACGAACACCACAGCGGTTCCGGCGTCAGCGATCTCGCGCAGCAGATCGAGGATGCGGGCCTGCACGGTCGCGTCGAGTGCCGTCGTCGGCTCGTCGGCGATGAGCGCCGCGGGACCTGCGGCGAGCGCCGAGGCGATGAGCGCGCGCTGGCGCAGGCCACCCGACAACTCGTGAGGATACTGGCGCGCTCTGCGTTCGGGATCCGGCATCCATACGCGACGGAGCAGCCCTTGTACGCGGTCGCCGATCGATTCGGGTCCGCGGTGAGACGCCGGGTGCAGTCGGAGTGGTTCGGCGACCTCGGATTCGACGCGCTGCAACGGATCGAGCGCCACGAGTGCGTCCTGCGAGACCAGGGCGATGTGTGCCCCTCGGAGGTGGCGCCACTCGGATTCGCTCGCCGTGCGCACATCGACGCCGGCCACCAGGAGTCGTTCCGCCCGCACCGTGGCGGCCGTCGGTGTGAGTCCGAGCAGAGCGCGCGCCGTCAGCGACTTGCCCGCCCCCGATTCGCCGACGATCGCGACGCATTCCCCCGGCGACACGGTGAACGACAGCCCCGCAACGACCGCCCGGTCGTCGAAGCTCACCCGCAGGCCGCGGACGTCGATGACGGGGGTGTCGCCAGCGCTCATCGTGTCCGGCCTTCCGCACGCGCGCGCAGCATCCGCCCGACGACGGTCGCCGCGACGACGGTCAGGGTGATCGCGATCCCGGGGAAGACCGAGATCCACCAGGCCTGGCCGAGCACGTTCCGTCCGCCCGCGAGCATCAGACCCCACTCCGGGGTCGGCTCTGCGGGCCCGAGGCCCAGGAAGCTGAGACCGGACGCCGCGAGTATCGCGGACCCGATGCCGATCGTGGCCAGCACGCTGAGCGAGCCGAGCACCCCGGGGAGCACATGCCGCAGAAACGCCGGCACCGCCGGAACTCCGAGGATGCGCGCGGCTTCGACGTGCTCTGCCACACCGAGCGTGCGCGTCTGCACGCGCGCGAGCCGGATGTACACCGGAACCGCGGCGAGCGTGACGGCGAGAGCCACGTTCACCGGACCGGGTCCGAGGATCGCGATCACGACCAGCGCCACGAGGAATTCAGGGAACGCCATCAGCACGTCGTTCACCCGCATCAGTGTCGTGTCGACGGGCCGTGGGGCCGTACCCGCGAGCGCGCCCACTGTGAGTCCGACCACTACGGCGATCGCGGTGGCGAGCAGGCCCACGCCGACGGAACGCCCGGCCCCGTAGACGACCCGCGAGTACACGTCACGTCCGCTCTGATCCGTGCCGAAGAGGTGGTCCGCGCCCGGAGGCAGCAGTGCTCCGCGCACATCCGTCTGCACCGGGTCATGCGTCGCGAGCAGCCCTGGGAAGGCCGCGGCGAACGCGATGAGCAGCAACGCCGCCACCGCGCACCAGAGGAGCACCACCTGCGCGCGCCTCACCGTCGCCCTCCCCGCACCGCGTCTGCGCGTCGCAGCCGAGGATCGATGAGCGGATGCACGAGCTCCACGATCGCGTTCACGATGACGAACACGAGCGCGCTGAGCAGGATGATGCCGGAGATCACCGGGAGGTCGCGGTCGCTGATCGCCGCGAGCGTGACGCGGCCGAGACCCGGTCGGGCGAACACGGTCTCGACCAGTACCGCTCCCCCGAGCACGGAACCGGTCAGGTACGCCGTGAGGGTGATCGCACCCGATGCACCGTGCCGGAGCCCGTGCCGCATCGTGAACCATCCACTCCCGGCACCCCGTGCGCGCACCGTCTCGGCGAACGGCATCCGTTCGGCCTGGACGAGCCCGTCGCGGAGCACCTGTCCCAGCAACGCCGCGACGGGGAGCGCCAGGGTCACGGCAGGCAGCACGATGGTCGCAGGATTCCGGGCCCCCGACACCGGGAACCACCCGAGACCGAAGGCGAAGACGCTCAGCAGCACGAGACCGATCCAGAAGACGGGTGAGGACAGCACGACCAATTCCACGCCGGTGACGACCGCTCGCGCGAGCGGACGTCGCGCCAGCAGCGCCACCGCGAGCGCCACGACGACCGCGATGATCAGGGCGAGCGCCGACAGTTGCACGGTGGCGCCGAGCTGCCGACCGATCACCTCCGACACCGGCAGCCGCAACTGGTACGACTCCCCCAGGTCTCCCCGGGCGAGCTGCCCGAGGTACGTCAGATACTGCTCCAGCGGTGGTCGATCAAGACCGAGCTCGGATCGGATGCCGTCTTTCACCGCGTCACTGACCTGCGCCTGAGGTCCGAGCATGACCGACACGGGATCGCCGGGGATCACCCGGAACGCCAGGAACGCGACGGTGGCGGCGCCCCACAGCACGAGCAGGACGGATGCCAGTAGGCCGGCGATCCGAAGGAGCACTGCCCTCACCGCTCCCCCTCCGTGTCGCGACCCCGTGACGCGGGTTCGAGCGGCGTTCAGCCGACCGTCACATCGTAGAACAGCGGTCGACCGTACAGGTCGTACTGGAGGCCGTCGATGCGCTCCCCCACCGCGGTGATCGCAGAGGGGCTGTAGAGCGGGACGATCGCCGTGGACTCGGCGTTCCACTGCTGCAGCTGCGTGTAGAGCGCGTCACGTTCGCTCTGCTCGCGGCTGGCGACGGCGGTGTCGAGGAGCGTGTCGATCTCGGGGTCTGCGACCTGAGAGGCGTTCTGGATCCCACCCGTGTGCAGGTGACTGCGCAGCAGATCGGGGTCGGCGCCCGAGAATCCCCAGTCGGTCAGGTCGAAGGTCTTCGGGCCGTACTGCTCGTTGTAGGCGCCGGGCTCCAGCACCTCGCGTACGACCTCGAATCCGATGTCCTTGAGGTCGGACTGGACCGCGTTGGCGAGCGCCGCACGGTCATCGGGCACAGGGGTCCATGCGATCCAGCGCACCGAGAGACGCTTGCCGTCCTTGGTGCGGTACCCCTCGTCGTCCCGCTCGGTCCATCCGGCGGCGTCGAGCAGGCTGTTGGCCTCGTCAGGGTCGAACGCCCATGTTCCCTCGATCGCGGCGTCGTATCCCGGGGTGGTCGATCCGAGGATGCTCCAGGCGCGAGGGAACTGTCCGAAGAAGATCTCCTCCACCGCGGCGTCGATGTCGATGCCCCGGGCGAACGCCTGACGTACCTTCTCGTCGGCGAACACCCCGTATTTCTCATTCAGGTACAGCGAGTACGGCAGACCGGGATACTCGATCGAGTCCACCGTGACGCCGTCGCCGAGGTCCTTGGCGAGGTTCGGCGGGATGTTGCTGGCGAGATCGGACTCGCCGCTCTCGACCACGCCCGCCCGGACGGATGCCTCGGGCTGGATCTCCACACGGAGAGTCTCGAACGCCGGAGCCTTCTCGCCATGCGGACCCCAGGCGTAGTCGTCGTTGCGCGTGTAGACGATCTCCTGATCGGGCGTGTACTCGGTCAACTCGAACGGGCCGGTCCCGACGGTGATCCCGGGGCCTCCGGCCTTCAGCTGATCGGCCGACTCCGCCAGCACCGCCGGCGAGTAGAAGCCGAGCTGCGGCGTGCTCGCGGCCTGCAGGAACGGCGCGTACGGCTGGGTGAAGCTGACCTTCACCGTGTAGTCGTCGATGACCTCGGTGCCGTCGTAGAAAGCCGCTCCGAGCATGCTGGCCGCCTGGGCGGACACGGTGTCCGGGTCGACGATGCGGTCGAAGTTCGCCTTGACGGCCTCCGCGTTGAACGGCTCTCCGTCGTGGAAGGTCACGTCGTCTCGCAGTGTGAACGTGTACGCCTTGCCGTCGTCCGACAGGTCCCACTTCGTGGCGAGCCACGGTGAGAACGATCCGTCATCCTCCTGGAACACCAGGGAATCGAGCACGGCGCGCTGCACCATGCCCGAGACGTCGAGTTGGCTGACCTGCGGATCCATGTGACCGGCCGACAGGTTGGCCCCCTCGATCGACCAGACGACTTCGCCGTCGCCATCGCTCTGCCCTGCCGGAGTGGCGCAGGCACTGAGCACGAGCGCGGTGGCCGCCGCGATCGCGGCGAAGGGCAGGAGACGACGCACAGGACTTACGGGCATGGCGATTCCTCAGGAAGAACGGTCGGGGTGCTCTCCAGTCTAGGGCTGATTCTTGGACTGGGTCGAAGAGTGACGTCATCCCCGCGCTGCGCCCGCTCGGTAGACTGATCCCACAACCCACACTCAGGCACGCTCACACAGTGCCGCATACATCGTTCGAGGAGACCTTCATGCCTGATTCCGACTCGTCGCAGAACCGGATTCCCGACAAGCCCGCACTCGAAGGCCTCGAAGCGAAGTGGGACAGCACCTGGGCTGAACAGGGCACGTACCTGTTCGACCGCGTGCGCGCAGCGCAGTCCGGTCGTGAGGGTGTGTACTCGATCGACACCCCGCCGCCCACGGCATCCGGCAGTCTGCACATCGGTCACGTGTTCTCCTACACGCACACCGACGTCAAGGCACGCTTCGAGCGCATGCGCGGCAAGACCGTGTTCTACCCCATGGGCTGGGACGACAACGGGCTCCCCACCGAGCGCCGCGTGCAGAACTACTACGGCGTGCGCTGCGACCCGACGCTCCCCTACTACGGAAGGCTTCACTCCCGCCGTTCGAGGGTGGCGACAACAAGTCCAGCCGCGCTGCCGACCAGCTGCCGATCAGCCGTCGCAACTTCATCGAGCTGTGCGAGCGCCTCACGATCGAGGACGAGAAGCAGTTCGAGGCGTCTGTTCCGCCAGCTCGGGCTTGAGCGTCGACTGGACGCCAGACCTACCGCACGATCTCCGACGAGACCATCCGTCAGAGCCAGCTCGCATTCCTGCGCAACATCGAGCGCGGCGAGGCGTACCAGGACCTCGCCCCGACCCTGTGGGACGTCGACTTCCGCTCCGCCATCGCCCAGGCCGAGCTCGAGGACCGCGACCAGCAGGCCGCGTACCACACCATCGAGTTCCCCTTCGCGGACGGATCGGGCTCGATCACGATCGACACGACGCGCCCCGAGCTGCTCCCCGCGTGCATCGCGATCGTGACGCACCCGCGAGGGCCCGCACAAGCACCTGATCGGCACGAAGGTGCGCACGCCCTACTTCGACGCGGAGATCGAGATCCACGGCCACCACCTCGCACAGCCCGACAAGGGCACCGGGCGCGGCGATGGTCTGCACCTTCGGCGATGTGACCGACATCGTCTGGTGGCGCGAGCTGCGAACCGTCGCGGCGACCACCTGCCGAACATGACGACGATCGGTCTCGACGGACGCTTCCTCCCGACGGCCCCGGCGATCCGTGGCGAGTGCCGAGGCCGTCGACTGGTACGCCGAGACTCGCGCGGCAAGACCGTGTTCAGCGCGCGCAAGGCCATCGTCGAGAAGCTGCAGGAGACCGGCGAGATGACCGCCGTGCGGAAAGCAGTTCACCCACGCCGTGAAGTTCTTCGAGAAGGGCGACCGCCCGCTCGAGATCGTCTCGACCCGCCAGTGGTACATCCGCAACGGCGCGCGCGACGCCGAGCTGCGCGAGAGCTCGTCGCACGCGGCACGGAGCTCGCCTGGCACCCCGACTTCATGCGGGTTCGCTACGAGAACTGGGTCGGCGGCCTCACCGGGGACTGGCTCGTGTCGCGCCAGCGCTTCTTCGGCGTGCCGATCCCGCTCTGGTACGGCCTCGACGAGAACGGCGAGCGCGACTATGACCGTGTGCTCACGCCCGATCTCGCCAGCCCTCCCGATCGACCCCACGATCGACGTGCCTGCGGGCTACACGGCCGATCAGCGCGGAGTGGCCGGCGGATTCGACGCCGAGGCCGACATCCTCGACACCTGGGCGACGTCGTCCCTCACGCCCGCAGCTCGCGGGCGGCTGGCAGCGCGACGAGGAGCTGTGGCAGCTCACGGCACCGTTCGACCTGCGTCCGCAGGGACAGGACATCATCCGCACCTGGCTGTTCTCGACCATGCTGCGCTCGACGCTCGAAGACGCCCGTTCGCCCTGGCGCAACGCCGCGATCTCCGGCTTCATCGTCGACCCCGACCGCAAGAAGATGTCGAAGTCGAAGGGCAACGTCGTCACGCCGGCGGACATCCTCGACGCGCACGGGTCGGATGCCGTTCGCTACTGGTCGGCATCCAGCCGCCTCGGCACGGATGCCGCCTTCGATCCGCAGAACCCGACCCAGGTGAAGATCGGCCGCCGTCTGGCGATCAAGGTGCTGAACGCGGCGAAGTTCGTGCTGTCGTTCCCCGTGCCCGAGGGCGCCCAGGTGACGCATGCCCTCGACGCATCGATGCTCGCCGCGCTCGACGCGTGATCGCGGACGCCACGGCCGCCTTCGAGCGTACGACCAGGCGCGCGCGCTGGAGATCACCGAGGCGTTCTTCTGGACGTTCTGCGACGACTACCTCGAGCTCGTGAAGGAGCGCGCCTACAACCAGAACGACGTGGGCCAGGCGTCCGCCGCGCTCGCCCTGCGTCTGGCGCTCTCGTCGCTGCTGCGCCTGCTCGCCCCGGTGCTCTCGTTCGCGACCGAGGAGGCCTGGTCGTGGTTCGAAACGGGTTCGATCCACACCGCCGCGTGGCCGGAGGCGCTGGCGTGCGGACGGCGACCCCGTCCGT
The sequence above is drawn from the Candidatus Microbacterium colombiense genome and encodes:
- the ileS gene encoding isoleucine--tRNA ligase, whose translation is MTYPRSSFGPAADSVAPSPRFPQIEEEVLAFWEKDDTFRASIAQREGSPEWVFYDGPPFANGLPHYGHLLTGYAKDVFPRFQTMTGHKVDRVFGWDTHGLPAELEAMKQLGITEKAQIEDMGIDVFNDKAKSSVLAYTHEWQDYVTRQARWVDFDRGYKTLDLGYMESVLWAFKTLYDKGLAYEGYRVLPYCWRDETPLSAHELRMDDDVYQMRQDPSVTVTFPLTGAKAEALGLTGVRALAWTTTPWTLPTNLALAVGPAIEYVVLPAGPNGAADVHQAAGTTDAAVEASAHRYLLARELLGGYAKDLGYESVDDALAAADATVRGSELQDVTYDRMFDYYADEETYGTENAWRILVDDYVTVSDGTGIVHQAPAYGEDDQRVAGAAGIPTILSLDDGGRFLPNVTDVAGELWMDANTPLVRLIREDGRLIRLQSYEHSYPHCWRCRNPLIYKAVSSWFIRVTDIKDDLLANNEQITWVPENVKHGQFGKWLEGARDWSISRNRYWGSPIPIWKSDDPEYPRVDAYGSLEDMERDFGTLPRNPEGEIDLHRPYIDDLTRPNPDDPTGKSTMRRIEDVFDVWFDSGSMPYAQVHYPFENQEWFDSHAPADFIVEYIGQTRGWFYVMHVLSTALFDRPAFTGVSCHGIVLGSDGYKMSKSLRNYPDVSEVLDRDGSDAMRWFLMSSSVLRGGNLAVTEEGIRSGVREFLLPLWNSWYFFSTYANASGDQGYEARWRTDSTDVLDRYILARLGDLVREVRVDLEGLDSTTASGRLRDFAETLTNWYIRRSRDRFWVGVTDDPKSSEAFDTLYTVLETLTRVAAPLVPLVSERIWQGLTGGRSVHLTDWPDDTQFPAADEIRDAMDAVRELSSVGNALRKKQKLRVRLPLARLTVVSPLAATLGQFEDILREELNVKSVELVPLADDTAVSYGIDHRLSVNARAAGPRLGKNVQTVIKAAKAGDWSETAGVVTAGGIALEPSEYELVLETTGRPEGEALAIVPTGGFVLLDTQTTPELEAEGLARDVIRAVQETRKNADFDVSDRIRLVLRFASDEDADAVSAAFEVAEVAGETLALEHSLLRGDAQVPDAEFTAVISKGTYANRDDFTIAVTRMGAGA
- a CDS encoding ABC transporter ATP-binding protein is translated as MSAGDTPVIDVRGLRVSFDDRAVVAGLSFTVSPGECVAIVGESGAGKSLTARALLGLTPTAATVRAERLLVAGVDVRTASESEWRHLRGAHIALVSQDALVALDPLQRVESEVAEPLRLHPASHRGPESIGDRVQGLLRRVWMPDPERRARQYPHELSGGLRQRALIASALAAGPAALIADEPTTALDATVQARILDLLREIADAGTAVVFVSHDFAAVRRLADRVLVMRGGEVVEEGTVEQVLQTPQHPYTRQLIAATVHAPRVVEDEEFDPIVTVESASRSFSGVPAVVDASFSVPRGRTLGIVGESGSGKTTLARILLGIERPDAGVVRWEPGHRVQFVHQNPLGAFDPRWTIGRSLREALAAGGVPRAERRRRVDELLVEVDLDPGLAARRPAELSGGQRQRAATARALAADPDVLVLDEPVSALDPSVRERVLQLLLRLQRERRLTMIFVSHDLDVVRAMAHTVLVMQDGRIVEQGLMGAVFDDPQHPFTRELLAASGFGG
- a CDS encoding DUF559 domain-containing protein yields the protein MARTAGLRERGISRYDIAQGVTEKAVLPIRRGWIALPQADPMLVDAARRGVVLTCVTQARRLGLWVHADDGHHHVGSAPRGPARAEAGVLIHWAMPLIARHPDSLVDPIENVLALVADCEPHERALATWDSALNKGLVHRAALERFPWKTAARRVLAEAWPFADAGLETYLRPRLRWMRIPLYFQIWIAGHRVDALIGDRLVVQIDGSTHVGPQRAEDIRHDAELTLLGYHVIRVGYRQIIDQWNAVQDRIMRAVAQGLHLTGPA
- a CDS encoding ABC transporter permease, with protein sequence MRRAQVVLLWCAVAALLLIAFAAAFPGLLATHDPVQTDVRGALLPPGADHLFGTDQSGRDVYSRVVYGAGRSVGVGLLATAIAVVVGLTVGALAGTAPRPVDTTLMRVNDVLMAFPEFLVALVVIAILGPGPVNVALAVTLAAVPVYIRLARVQTRTLGVAEHVEAARILGVPAVPAFLRHVLPGVLGSLSVLATIGIGSAILAASGLSFLGLGPAEPTPEWGLMLAGGRNVLGQAWWISVFPGIAITLTVVAATVVGRMLRARAEGRTR
- a CDS encoding pentapeptide repeat-containing protein, which gives rise to MARSTDSPAAPRVSPPDLPDEFTPAAPARNVDLIAASLALSGTVDLAYGSLEQCRVTADADAVDLTGGTLLDVDLADARIASLRLRGASTRRLRILGGRIGTLDLSTARIAELELTGVRIDYLNLGAARATDVEISDCHLRTLDMPQAELTRVRFTRTTVDEVDPRGMSATDVDLRGLDALAFLDANSLRGTTLTEFQVQQLAPVIAAGIGIQIKG